A region of the Pseudonocardia cypriaca genome:
TGCGGCGGGCCCTTCCGGCCGTACCGGTGGAGCGGGAGTACGTCTTCGAGGGCCCCGACGGGACAGCGGGCCTGCTCGACCTGTTCGCGGGGCGCCGACAGCTCGTCGTCTACCACTTCATGTTCGGGCCGGACTGGGCCGAGGGCTGCCCGCACTGCTCGTACCTGGTGGACCACTTCACCCACCTGGAGCACCTGCACGCTCGGGACACCGCGCTGGTGGTCGTCTCCCGCGCGCCGTGGCACACGATCGCCCCGTTCCGGGAACGGATGGGCTGGACGTTCCCCTGGTACTCGACGGCGGGCAACGGCTTCGGTCAGGACTTCCGGTGCGACGGCGGCGACGACGAGTGGGGAGGCCTCGCGGTGTTCCTCCGCGACGGCGACCGCGTGCTGCACACGTACTCGACCACCGATCGCGGCCTCGACCGCCTGCACAACACCTACAACCTGCTCGACCTGACGCCGCTCGGCCGGCAGGAACGCGCCGACCACCCGATGTCGTGGGTGCGCCACCATGATCGGTACGACCTCGGAGGTGGCGCGTGAAGTACCTGATGCTGCTCATGGACACCGAGACGGCCTCCCGGCTCGACCCGGCCGCCCGGGAGGCGTGGATGGCCGAGGTCAGGGCCTGGTACGACCGGGCCGAGGGGAACGGCGCGCTGGTCGACGCCGGCCACGAGCTCACCGGCCCCGAGACGACGCGGACGATCCGCGCGGGGGGCGTGGTCGACGGCCCGTTCATGGAGACGAAGGAGGTGCTCGGCGGCTACTGCGTCATCGAGGCCGGCACCATCGACGAGGCCGTTGCGTTCGCGAGCACCTGGCCGGGCATCGACCGCGGGTACATCACGGTGGAGATCCGGCCGGTAGTGCCGCACTAGTCCGATCCGGCGCGAGCCGGTGTGGCTCCGCCGACCCGGCGGGTGAGCAGCTCGACCTCCGCCGGGTTGGCGGCCAGCGCGAGCGCGCGCTCGTTCGCGGCCCGCGCCTCGTCGCCGCGTCCGAGCGCGGCGAGCAGCTCGGCCCGGACCACGTGCAGGAGTCGGTAGCCGTCCAGCTGCGCGGCGAGGGCGTCGACCTCGGCGAGCGCCGCGGCCGGGCCCGCGACGTACCGCGTGGCCACGGCCCGGTTGAGCCGGACGACGGGCGAGGGCGCCAGCTGGTCGAGCCGGTCGTAGAGCAGGCGGATCTGGCGCCAGTCGGTGCGCTCGTACGCCGGCGCATCGGCGTGCAGCGCGGCGATCGCGGCCTGCACCTGGTAGGGCCCGGGTGCGCGCCGAGCCATCGCCCGGTCGAGCAGGACCGTCGCATCGGCGACCAGGGCGCGGTCCCAGCGGCCGCGGTCCTGGTCGGCCAGCCGCACGAGCCGGGCCCATCCGTCGAACCGCGTGGCGGCGCGGGACTCGTGCAGCAGGAGCAGGGCCAGCAGCCCCATCACCTCCGGCTGCGTCGGCATCAGCCGGTGCAGCAGCCGGGCGAGCGACACGGCCTGCGCGGCGAGGTCGCGGCGGGCGGGCGTGCGGCCGGCACTGGCCAGGTAGCCCTCGTTGAACACCAGGTAGACGACCGCGAGCACCTCGTCGAGCCGCCCGCCGAGCTCGTCGGGGTCCGGCATTGCGACGGGCACGCGGCTGATCGCCCGGCGGGCCCTGGTGAGCCGCTGCGCCATCGTCGGCTCGGCGACCAGGTGGGCCGCGGCGATCTCGGCGGTCGTCAGGCCGCACACGGCGCGCAGCGTCAGCGCCACCTGGGACTCACGCGGGAGCGCCGGGTGGCAGCAGGCGAAGACCAGGCCGAGCAGCTCCTCGTCGGCCGCCTCCACCCCCGGCGGGTCGGGGGCGGACAGCAGCGCGAGCTTCGCCTCGCCGGCACGGGTCCGGCGCAGCCGGTCGATCGCCTTGCGCCGCGCGGTGGTGGCGAGCCAGCCGCCCGGGTTGGCCGGCACGCCGTCGACCGGCCAGTGCTCAAGTGCCTCCGCGAACGCGTCGTGCACCAGCTCCTCGGCGAGCCCGACGTCACCGATGCGAGCGGCGAGGGACGCGCGCAGCCGCACGGCCTCCTCCCGGTAGACCCGTTCGAGGTCCTGCACGTCCGGCAGCCTATGTGGCCCCCACTGTTAAAGTTGGGGACGTGGCAGGCGCAGGGGACGACGACATCTCCGGGTGATCCCGGACGAGTTCGCCCCTTCCCCCGTTCTCCCTCACCTCTCGTGAAGGCTGCCGCATGTCCATCGTCTGTTCCCACCTCTCGTTCTCCTGGCCGGACGACACCCCGGTGTTCCAGGACCTCTCCTTCACCGTCGGCTCCGGCCGCACCGGTCTCGTCGCACCCAACGGCGCGGGGAAGAGCACGCTCCTCGAGCTGATCGCCGGGCAGCTGCGTCCCAGCACCGGCTCCGTCACCGTCGAAGGGGTGCTCGGGTACCTCCCGCAGGACCTGCCGTTCACCGCCGAGCTGACGGTCGCCGAGGTGCTCGGGGTCGCCCCGGTGCTCGCCGCGCTGCACGCCGTCGAGGCGGGCGACGCGAGCGAGGAGCACTTCACGACGATCGGCGCCGACTGGGACGTCGAGGAACGCACCCGCGCCCAGCTCGACCGGCTCGGACTCGCCGACGTTGCCCTGGACCGGCGGCTCGGCACCCTCAGCGGGGGCCAGGTCGTCTCCCTCGGCCTGGCCGGTCAGCTGCTGAAGCGGCCCGATGTCCTGCTCCTCGACGAGCCGACCAACAACCTCGACCTCGACGCCCGCCGCAGGCTCTACGACGTGCTCGACGAGTGGAGCGGGTGCCTGCTCCTGGTCAGCCACGACCGGGCGCTGCTCGACCGGATGGACCGGATCGCCGAGCTCGACCGCGGCGACGTCCGCTTCTTCGGGGGTGGCTTCACCGCGTACACCGAGGCCGTGACCGCGGAGCAGGAGGCCGCGGAGCGGAGCGTGCGCAACGCCGAGCAGGAGGTCAAGCGGGAGAAGCGGGAGAGGCAGCAGGCCCGCGAGCGGGCCGCTCGCCGGGCGAGCACGGCCGCCCGGAACATCAAGGACGCCGGCCTGCCCAAGATCCTCGCGGGAGCGCGGCAGCGACGGGCCCAGGAGTCGGCGGGCAAGGCCGACGGGACGCACGCCGCGCGGGTCGGGGCGGCCCGCGCCCGGCTGGACGAGGCGAGCCAGGCCCTGCGCGACGACGAGAGGATCGTGCTGGAGCTGCCGGAGACCCTGGTGCCGGCCGGGCGCACCGTGTTCGCCGGCACGGGTATCCGGGTACGCGACCTGTTCGCGGGCGGCGGGATCGACCTCACCATCCGCGGTCCGGAGCGCATCGCGCTGACCGGCCCCAACGGCGCGGGGAAGTCCACG
Encoded here:
- a CDS encoding DUF899 domain-containing protein, with protein sequence MTPRIVPRAEWLIAREELLAKEKAATRAGDELAALRRALPAVPVEREYVFEGPDGTAGLLDLFAGRRQLVVYHFMFGPDWAEGCPHCSYLVDHFTHLEHLHARDTALVVVSRAPWHTIAPFRERMGWTFPWYSTAGNGFGQDFRCDGGDDEWGGLAVFLRDGDRVLHTYSTTDRGLDRLHNTYNLLDLTPLGRQERADHPMSWVRHHDRYDLGGGA
- a CDS encoding YciI family protein is translated as MKYLMLLMDTETASRLDPAAREAWMAEVRAWYDRAEGNGALVDAGHELTGPETTRTIRAGGVVDGPFMETKEVLGGYCVIEAGTIDEAVAFASTWPGIDRGYITVEIRPVVPH
- a CDS encoding RNA polymerase sigma factor → MQDLERVYREEAVRLRASLAARIGDVGLAEELVHDAFAEALEHWPVDGVPANPGGWLATTARRKAIDRLRRTRAGEAKLALLSAPDPPGVEAADEELLGLVFACCHPALPRESQVALTLRAVCGLTTAEIAAAHLVAEPTMAQRLTRARRAISRVPVAMPDPDELGGRLDEVLAVVYLVFNEGYLASAGRTPARRDLAAQAVSLARLLHRLMPTQPEVMGLLALLLLHESRAATRFDGWARLVRLADQDRGRWDRALVADATVLLDRAMARRAPGPYQVQAAIAALHADAPAYERTDWRQIRLLYDRLDQLAPSPVVRLNRAVATRYVAGPAAALAEVDALAAQLDGYRLLHVVRAELLAALGRGDEARAANERALALAANPAEVELLTRRVGGATPARAGSD
- a CDS encoding ABC-F family ATP-binding cassette domain-containing protein; the protein is MSIVCSHLSFSWPDDTPVFQDLSFTVGSGRTGLVAPNGAGKSTLLELIAGQLRPSTGSVTVEGVLGYLPQDLPFTAELTVAEVLGVAPVLAALHAVEAGDASEEHFTTIGADWDVEERTRAQLDRLGLADVALDRRLGTLSGGQVVSLGLAGQLLKRPDVLLLDEPTNNLDLDARRRLYDVLDEWSGCLLLVSHDRALLDRMDRIAELDRGDVRFFGGGFTAYTEAVTAEQEAAERSVRNAEQEVKREKRERQQARERAARRASTAARNIKDAGLPKILAGARQRRAQESAGKADGTHAARVGAARARLDEASQALRDDERIVLELPETLVPAGRTVFAGTGIRVRDLFAGGGIDLTIRGPERIALTGPNGAGKSTLLRVVQGELPPDGGTTTRLDGRIAYLSQRLDLLDPDRTVAESLESAAPAMPPSRRMHLLARFLFRGARIHLPIGALSGGERLRATLACVLFAEPAPQLLLLDEPTNNLDLVSVGQLEAALGAYEGAFVVVSHDERFLAEIGVNRWLRLADGSLRETGAPEGT